The Shewanella sp. KX20019 genome window below encodes:
- the mazG gene encoding nucleoside triphosphate pyrophosphohydrolase has product MKEPVGNMQPLLTIMQKLRDPETGCDWDKAQTFQSIVPFTLEEAYEVADTIERVALDELPDELGDLLFQVVFYCQLGKEQGMFDFDTVVNRICDKLTRRHPHVFADLKSSSTEQIKQNWEKIKASERVEREQHSVLDDIPLNLPALSRSIKIQKRVSGVGFDWPELPPVVAKIHEEIEEVLFEVEQENIDHNKVTDEMGDLLFAVVNLARHLGVEPEKALRQANQKFERRFRGVEDYVEQDGRAFDEHTLVELDRYWDKVKVSESNK; this is encoded by the coding sequence ATGAAAGAGCCAGTGGGAAACATGCAGCCTTTGCTGACGATAATGCAAAAGCTGCGAGACCCAGAAACGGGTTGCGACTGGGATAAAGCACAAACTTTCCAATCTATCGTGCCCTTCACGTTAGAAGAAGCCTATGAAGTGGCAGATACCATCGAGCGTGTTGCACTCGATGAACTGCCTGATGAATTAGGTGATCTACTGTTTCAGGTGGTGTTTTACTGCCAGCTGGGTAAAGAGCAGGGAATGTTTGATTTTGATACCGTTGTTAACCGTATTTGCGATAAGCTAACTCGACGCCATCCCCATGTTTTTGCTGATCTCAAAAGTAGTAGCACCGAGCAGATAAAACAAAACTGGGAAAAAATTAAGGCGTCTGAACGCGTAGAACGTGAGCAGCATTCTGTGCTAGATGATATCCCTCTAAACCTCCCGGCACTTTCTCGCTCAATAAAAATTCAAAAAAGAGTATCCGGCGTCGGTTTTGATTGGCCTGAGTTACCTCCTGTGGTTGCAAAAATCCACGAGGAGATAGAAGAGGTACTTTTTGAAGTCGAGCAAGAAAATATTGATCATAATAAAGTTACTGACGAAATGGGCGACTTATTATTTGCTGTAGTCAACTTGGCAAGGCATCTAGGTGTAGAGCCAGAAAAAGCCTTAAGACAAGCAAATCAAAAGTTTGAACGACGTTTTCGTGGTGTAGAGGACTATGTTGAACAGGATGGAAGAGCGTTTGATGAGCATACGTTAGTGGAGCTCGATAGATACTGGGACAAGGTCAAAGTGAGTGAGTCGAACAAATAA
- a CDS encoding CTP synthase gives MTTRYIFVTGGVVSSLGKGIAAASLAAILEARGLNVTIMKLDPYINVDPGTMSPTQHGEVFVTEDGAETDLDLGHYERFIRTKMNRRNNFTTGRIYEEVLRKERRGDYLGATIQVIPHITNAIKEKVLAGGEGHDVAIVEIGGTVGDIESLPFLESIRQLGVELGRERTLFMHLTLVPFLGAAGEVKTKPTQHSVKELRSIGIAPDVLVCRGDRPVPANEKAKISLFCNVEERAVISLKDVDSIYKIPALLKAQGLDQLVTKRFGIDCPEADLHEWENVIYQEANPTGEIVIGMVGKYIELPDAYKSVNEALKHAGLFNRVSVQIKYIDSQNVEAKGEEILQGLDGILVPGGFGERGVEGKIMAAKYARENNLPYFGICLGMQVALIEFARNVAGLEGAHSTEFNKETPYPVVGLITEWINEEGNVEERHETSDLGGTMRLGAQLCHLEEGTKAAAAYKGISCVERHRHRYEVNNNFKDRLEKAGLIFSGLSSDRQLVEMIELPNHPWFVAGQFHPEFTSTPRDGQPLFEGFIAAAAAYQKRDLG, from the coding sequence ATGACTACAAGGTATATCTTCGTTACTGGTGGCGTCGTTTCATCACTAGGTAAAGGCATTGCAGCAGCATCTTTGGCTGCAATTTTAGAGGCCCGTGGCCTAAACGTAACCATTATGAAGCTGGATCCATATATTAACGTCGATCCAGGTACCATGAGTCCAACACAGCACGGTGAAGTGTTTGTGACTGAAGACGGCGCTGAAACCGATCTTGACTTAGGTCATTATGAGCGTTTCATTCGTACCAAGATGAATCGTCGTAATAACTTTACCACTGGCCGTATTTACGAAGAAGTATTACGTAAAGAGCGTCGTGGCGATTATTTGGGGGCCACAATTCAGGTTATCCCTCATATCACTAATGCCATTAAAGAAAAGGTTCTTGCTGGTGGCGAAGGTCACGATGTTGCCATCGTTGAGATTGGCGGCACAGTAGGTGATATTGAATCACTGCCTTTCCTTGAATCTATTCGTCAGCTGGGTGTTGAACTCGGCCGCGAAAGAACCCTATTTATGCATCTAACTTTGGTGCCATTCTTAGGTGCTGCTGGCGAAGTTAAAACCAAGCCAACCCAACATTCAGTTAAAGAGCTGCGTTCTATCGGTATCGCTCCTGATGTTTTAGTTTGTCGTGGTGACCGTCCAGTACCTGCAAATGAAAAAGCGAAAATATCGCTATTTTGTAATGTAGAAGAACGTGCCGTTATCTCGCTTAAAGATGTCGACAGTATTTATAAGATCCCTGCGTTGCTAAAAGCACAGGGGCTTGATCAACTCGTCACTAAGCGTTTTGGAATTGATTGTCCTGAAGCTGACTTACACGAGTGGGAAAATGTTATCTATCAAGAAGCTAACCCAACTGGCGAAATCGTCATTGGTATGGTTGGTAAATACATTGAGCTACCAGATGCTTATAAGTCAGTAAACGAAGCCTTGAAGCACGCCGGTCTGTTTAATCGTGTATCAGTTCAAATTAAGTACATTGATTCTCAGAACGTTGAAGCCAAAGGCGAAGAGATCCTTCAAGGTCTTGACGGTATCTTGGTTCCTGGCGGGTTCGGCGAGCGTGGCGTAGAAGGTAAAATCATGGCGGCTAAGTACGCTCGTGAAAATAATCTACCTTACTTTGGTATATGCTTAGGTATGCAAGTAGCGCTAATTGAGTTTGCACGTAATGTTGCTGGCCTTGAAGGTGCACATTCAACTGAATTCAATAAAGAGACTCCGTATCCTGTTGTTGGTTTAATCACTGAGTGGATTAACGAAGAGGGTAACGTTGAAGAGCGTCATGAAACGTCAGACTTGGGCGGTACTATGCGCTTAGGTGCTCAACTATGTCATCTAGAGGAAGGCACTAAAGCCGCTGCAGCCTATAAAGGTATCAGCTGTGTTGAGCGTCATCGTCATCGTTATGAAGTGAACAACAACTTTAAAGACCGTCTTGAAAAAGCAGGTTTGATTTTTAGTGGTCTATCATCAGACCGCCAACTGGTCGAAATGATTGAACTACCAAACCACCCATGGTTTGTAGCGGGTCAATTCCACCCTGAATTCACATCGACACCTCGTGATGGTCAGCCATTATTTGAAGGGTTTATCGCAGCAGCCGCCGCGTATCAAAAACGCGATTTAGGCTAA
- the eno gene encoding phosphopyruvate hydratase: MAKIINIIGREIMDSRGNPTVEAEVHLEGGFMGMAAAPSGASTGSREALELRDGDKARYLGKGVLKAVAAVNGPIADALKGKDAIAQAELDQIMIDLDGTENKAKFGANAILAVSLAAAKAAAAFKGVPLYAHIADLNGTPGVYSMPLPMMNIINGGEHADNSVDIQEFMIQPVGAENFREGLRMGAEVFHSLAKVLKADGHSTAVGDEGGFAPNLPSNASALAAIKVAVANAGYELGKDITLAMDCAASEFYDKEANIYDLKGEGKKFTSEEFNFFLQDLTKEYPIVSIEDGLDESDWDGFAHQTKLMGDKIQLVGDDLFVTNTKILKRGIDNGIANSILIKFNQIGSLTETLAAIKMAKDAGFTVVISHRSGETEDATIADLAVGTAAGQIKTGSLSRSDRVAKYNQLLRIEEQLGEKAPYNGLSEIKGQA, encoded by the coding sequence ATGGCTAAGATTATTAACATTATCGGTCGCGAAATCATGGATTCTCGCGGTAACCCAACTGTTGAAGCTGAAGTTCATTTAGAAGGCGGATTCATGGGTATGGCTGCTGCACCATCTGGTGCATCTACGGGTAGTCGCGAAGCACTAGAACTACGTGATGGTGACAAAGCACGTTATTTAGGCAAAGGCGTACTGAAAGCAGTTGCAGCCGTCAATGGTCCTATTGCTGACGCGCTGAAAGGCAAAGATGCGATTGCGCAAGCTGAACTTGATCAAATCATGATTGATTTAGACGGCACAGAAAACAAAGCTAAGTTTGGCGCTAACGCTATCCTAGCTGTTTCTCTTGCAGCGGCTAAAGCGGCAGCAGCCTTTAAAGGTGTACCTTTATACGCACATATTGCTGACCTAAACGGTACTCCGGGTGTTTACTCTATGCCGTTACCTATGATGAATATCATTAATGGTGGCGAGCATGCAGATAACTCTGTTGATATCCAAGAGTTCATGATTCAACCTGTTGGTGCTGAAAACTTCCGCGAAGGCCTACGTATGGGCGCAGAAGTATTCCACAGCTTAGCTAAAGTACTTAAGGCTGATGGTCACTCTACAGCAGTAGGCGATGAAGGTGGTTTCGCGCCAAACCTACCATCAAACGCATCTGCTTTGGCTGCAATTAAAGTTGCAGTGGCAAACGCGGGTTACGAGCTAGGTAAAGACATCACTTTAGCGATGGATTGTGCGGCGTCTGAGTTTTATGATAAAGAAGCCAACATCTATGACCTTAAAGGTGAAGGTAAGAAGTTCACTTCAGAAGAGTTCAACTTCTTCCTACAGGACCTAACCAAAGAATACCCGATTGTTTCTATTGAAGATGGTCTTGATGAGTCTGATTGGGACGGTTTCGCGCACCAAACTAAACTAATGGGTGATAAAATCCAATTAGTTGGTGACGATCTATTCGTAACAAACACTAAGATTTTGAAGCGCGGTATCGACAACGGTATTGCTAACTCAATCCTAATCAAGTTCAACCAAATCGGTTCATTGACTGAAACTTTAGCTGCTATCAAGATGGCTAAAGATGCAGGCTTCACTGTTGTTATCTCTCACCGCTCAGGTGAAACTGAAGATGCGACTATTGCTGATTTAGCTGTAGGTACAGCTGCAGGTCAGATCAAAACGGGTTCTTTAAGCCGTAGTGATCGTGTTGCTAAGTACAACCAGCTACTGCGTATCGAAGAACAGCTTGGCGAAAAAGCACCTTATAACGGCTTAAGCGAGATAAAAGGCCAAGCATAA